In Triticum aestivum cultivar Chinese Spring chromosome 5B, IWGSC CS RefSeq v2.1, whole genome shotgun sequence, the following proteins share a genomic window:
- the LOC123111715 gene encoding uncharacterized protein, which yields MKNKNGRRRRNKAARKEASAGNGEGDRLSKLPNDLLLNILERVDTLDAIRVCVLSKQMLKLPTMLSQFFLSFDSIPAYHDKARVSSLSLSDVFRTNSAVAHVTDNILTTRSPEITISKLKIRFILMQPDSLTIGKSVASAMATQKVDAAEFEIVTEKPYKICSSADLLHHGKQFNDFVCACPNAFAGLRRLWLRNMRFGALDIPNILTTCKLLESLRLTHCDSGIHSVLQVEHAQLVELLVDYGQFERVELICLPKLKHVAYTNWSSCEDPMYFGFVPQLSKLSLTKIGVRSEKNIELSQLLANVPSISELHLDFRSEKIWIIPECPKLLAPVLSKLQHVNLDHLPEGCDLAWTMFILEAAPSLKELCITVWDHWCIIFTDKEFRKENGFCNKADVKWKPYAPNFKHKNLVKLTIYGFQPDDNFVRYIRCVVEAAVNVAEISLYDRVVCGRCGDLDPEIKDKVCPSRYPWTAEERTQATEDLGLPSRAAVHFRS from the exons ATGAAGAATAAAAATGGTCGTCGCAGACGCAAT AAAGCAGCTCGCAAGGAAGCTAGTGCTGGCAATGGAGAAGGAGACAGGCTTAGCAAGCTGCCCAATGACCTACTGCTCAACATTCTTGAGAGGGTGGACACGCTTGATGCAATAAGGGTCTGCGTCCTGTCCAAGCAAATGCTTAAGCTACCCACCATGCTCTCGCAGTTCTTCCTAAGTTTTGATTCCATTCCAGCTTACCATGATAAAGCTCGTGTTTCCAGCCTCAGCCTGAGTGACGTGTTTCGAACCAACAGTGCTGTGGCTCATGTTACAGATAACATCTTGACCACAAGGAGCCCGGAGATCACCATCAGCAAACTCAAAATCAGATTTATCTTGATGCAACCTGACTCTCTCACTATTGGCAAATCTGTGGCCAGCGCCATGGCAACACAGAAGGTTGACGCTGCTGAGTTTGAGATTGTAACAGAGAAGCCTTATAAGATCTGCTCTTCCGCCGATCTCCTCCACCATGGGAAGCAGTTCAATGATTTTGTTTGTGCTTGTCCAAATGCATTTGCTGGCCTTAGGCGCCTGTGGCTGCGCAATATGAGGTTTGGTGCACTGGACATTCCCAACATCCTCACCACATGCAAGCTCTTGGAGTCTTTGCGTTTAACCCATTGCGACTCAGGGATCCATTCTGTGCTGCAAGTAGAGCATGCTCAACTTGTTGAGCTCTTGGTTGATTATGGGCAGTTTGAGAGAGTTGAGCTGATATGTCTACCAAAACTCAAACATGTGGCCTATACTAATTGGTCCTCTTGTGAAGATCCCATGTATTTTGGTTTTGTGCCACAGCTTTCAAAGCTGAGCCTTACTAAAATTGGCGTCCGTTCAGAAAAGAATATTGAGTTAAGTCAGCTACTTGCTAATGTTCCTTCCATAAGCGAACTACATCTGGATTTTAGAAGTGAAAAG ATTTGGATTATCCCAGAATGCCCGAAACTGCTTGCGCCTGTGCTCAGCAAACTACAGCATGTGAATCTGGACCATCTTCCTGAAGGATGTGATTTAGCTTGGACAATGTTTATCCTTGAAGCTGCTCCCTCCCTAAAAGAGCTGTGCATCACAGTATGGGATCATTGGTGCATAATTTTCACTGACAAAGAGTTCCGGAAGGAAAATGGTTTCTGCAATAAGGCAGACGTGAAGTGGAAGCCATATGCCCCTAATTTCAAGCACAAGAATCTGGTTAAGCTCACCATCTACGGCTTCCAGCCTGATGACAACTTTGTGCGATATATCAGGTGTGTCGTGGAAGCTGCGGTTAATGTGGCAGAGATATCTCTGTACGACAGAGTGGTGTGTGGGCGCTGTGGTGACTTGGATCCTGAGATCAAGGACAAGGTTTGTCCATCAAGATATCCATGGACTGCTGAGGAGAGGACACAGGCAACTGAGGATTTGGGTTTGCCTTCGCGTGCTGCGGTTCACTTCCGTTCCTAA